One genomic window of Candidatus Bathyarchaeota archaeon includes the following:
- the melA gene encoding alpha-galactosidase, which produces MRLVIDVLSYPELRDCVISLMDIDPKRLRFMEKLAKKIVSQYGFDTRVEATTDRREALNDADYVVVSIRAGGIEATRLDLEIPAKYGVNQSVGDTVGPGGVFYGLRNGFALLEIAHDMEEVCPKAWLLNYTNPMAILSWVVNDYTDVKYVGLCHSIPNTAATLARYIGAPFDEVSYLAAGINHMAWFLEFKWRGRDAYPLLRERLSDPVLYTRPEEHPAGGDLVRVEVFKALGYYVSESSRHLSEYLPYFRKRKDLIAKYRVPTSAQRLEGLERAHARRDEYLRKLLEGEIPIRLERSNEFCAQIIHSMETGEPTLIYGNVKNTGLITNLPYGCIVEVPCRVDDMGIHPYYIGDLPPQCAALNRMNINVQELAVKAIAERSRERVFQAVMVDPLTSAILTIEEIRRMVDEMFEAEKEYLPEFE; this is translated from the coding sequence ATGAGACTTGTCATAGACGTTCTCTCCTATCCGGAGCTTAGAGATTGCGTCATAAGCCTTATGGATATAGACCCTAAGCGTCTCAGGTTTATGGAGAAGCTTGCCAAGAAGATAGTGAGCCAGTATGGCTTCGACACGAGGGTCGAGGCTACTACAGACCGGCGGGAGGCTTTAAACGATGCCGACTACGTCGTAGTCTCCATCCGCGCCGGCGGTATAGAGGCGACTAGACTTGACCTGGAGATACCGGCTAAGTATGGTGTTAACCAGTCGGTGGGAGATACCGTCGGCCCGGGAGGCGTATTCTATGGTCTACGTAACGGGTTTGCCCTACTCGAGATAGCCCATGACATGGAGGAGGTCTGCCCGAAGGCGTGGCTTCTGAACTATACGAACCCGATGGCTATACTCTCATGGGTTGTGAACGACTATACAGACGTTAAATACGTAGGGCTATGCCACAGCATACCTAACACGGCCGCCACACTCGCCAGATACATAGGCGCGCCCTTCGACGAGGTCTCCTACCTTGCGGCTGGGATAAACCATATGGCATGGTTCCTAGAGTTCAAGTGGCGTGGTAGAGACGCTTATCCGCTTCTCAGGGAGAGATTAAGCGACCCCGTTCTATATACGCGGCCTGAGGAACACCCGGCTGGAGGCGACCTGGTCAGGGTCGAGGTGTTTAAGGCCTTAGGCTACTACGTCAGCGAATCCAGCAGACACCTATCTGAGTATCTACCCTACTTCAGGAAGAGAAAGGATTTGATAGCGAAGTATAGGGTGCCTACGTCGGCTCAGCGTCTAGAGGGGTTGGAGAGGGCTCACGCTAGACGAGATGAGTATCTTAGGAAGCTCTTGGAGGGCGAGATCCCTATCCGGCTCGAGAGGAGTAACGAGTTCTGCGCCCAGATAATCCACTCGATGGAGACGGGAGAGCCTACGCTGATATATGGAAACGTGAAGAATACGGGCTTGATCACAAACCTACCCTACGGCTGCATCGTCGAAGTCCCATGTAGGGTCGACGACATGGGGATACACCCGTACTACATAGGAGACCTACCTCCCCAATGCGCGGCTTTGAATAGGATGAACATCAACGTACAGGAACTGGCCGTCAAAGCCATAGCCGAGAGAAGCCGGGAGAGAGTATTCCAAGCCGTAATGGTCGACCCGTTGACAAGCGCCATCCTCACGATAGAGGAGATAAGACGCATGGTCGACGAGATGTTCGAAGCCGAGAAAGAGTACCTACCAGAGTTCGAGTAA
- a CDS encoding AbrB/MazE/SpoVT family DNA-binding domain-containing protein, with protein MSLVFKCKMGKKGVLYLPKGVLKMLRLRESVKVELTVEEGRLVVRPIYDPLDLALNGPKFAETTMEEFERESEEMQSELFED; from the coding sequence TTGAGCCTGGTTTTTAAGTGTAAGATGGGTAAAAAGGGAGTGCTCTATCTGCCTAAAGGAGTGCTTAAGATGCTTAGGTTAAGAGAGAGCGTTAAGGTGGAGCTGACTGTTGAAGAGGGTAGGCTTGTGGTTAGGCCTATATATGACCCGTTAGACCTTGCGTTAAACGGTCCTAAGTTCGCCGAGACGACTATGGAGGAGTTCGAGAGGGAGTCTGAGGAGATGCAAAGTGAGCTCTTCGAAGACTAG
- a CDS encoding hydroxyacid dehydrogenase, whose product MDKHKILYIPTKAHTERVFTKEDFKMFLRLFDVTVNVKDRDLTSSEVAELIAGMEGLVTGWGSPRLTDEVFERADGLKIIVHSAGSVRPILAKSVVEKYVIPRGICVVSCRRAIAYNVAESAVGMMIMASRRWVDHIQAYREKGVWRASGIPTNGQFLRGSVVGIVGVGMVGREVIRLLKPFDVKTILVYDPYLSDWEAGRLGVRKAGLNELFEKSDIISVHAPLTSETYHMIGRDQLRRMRDGAVLINTARGGVIDHDALLEECRKGRIIAVLDVTEPEPLPPDSPFRKLKNVYVTPHVAGAGYYGYHMIGKIVVKSLEDFFAGRPVKDALDMSRYDITA is encoded by the coding sequence ATGGATAAGCACAAGATCCTTTATATCCCGACTAAAGCCCATACGGAAAGAGTCTTCACCAAAGAAGACTTTAAGATGTTTCTCAGGCTTTTCGACGTAACCGTTAACGTTAAGGACCGGGATTTAACCTCGAGTGAGGTTGCAGAGCTTATAGCAGGTATGGAGGGGCTTGTGACAGGCTGGGGGAGCCCAAGGCTGACGGACGAGGTTTTCGAGAGAGCTGACGGGCTCAAGATAATCGTCCACTCCGCCGGTTCCGTTAGACCTATATTAGCCAAATCCGTCGTCGAGAAGTATGTTATACCCCGCGGCATATGCGTCGTGAGCTGTAGGAGGGCTATAGCATACAACGTGGCCGAGTCGGCTGTCGGTATGATGATCATGGCGTCGAGACGCTGGGTCGACCATATCCAAGCCTATAGGGAGAAGGGTGTATGGAGGGCTAGCGGAATACCGACCAACGGCCAGTTTCTCAGGGGGTCTGTCGTCGGGATCGTGGGCGTGGGAATGGTCGGTAGAGAAGTTATAAGGCTTCTCAAACCGTTTGACGTCAAGACGATACTCGTCTACGACCCGTATCTCTCCGACTGGGAGGCGGGTAGGCTAGGTGTTAGGAAAGCCGGGTTGAACGAGCTTTTCGAGAAATCTGACATCATAAGCGTACATGCGCCTTTAACGAGCGAGACCTATCACATGATAGGCCGCGACCAGCTCAGACGTATGAGGGATGGGGCTGTGCTCATAAACACGGCTAGAGGAGGAGTAATAGACCACGACGCCCTTTTGGAAGAATGTAGAAAGGGAAGGATAATCGCTGTCCTGGACGTAACAGAGCCTGAACCCCTACCACCCGATAGCCCGTTCAGAAAGCTTAAAAACGTCTACGTCACGCCTCATGTGGCCGGGGCTGGATACTATGGATACCACATGATAGGTAAAATCGTCGTAAAGTCCCTCGAAGACTTCTTCGCAGGAAGACCTGTGAAAGATGCATTAGACATGAGCCGATACGACATAACAGCATAA